The Juglans regia cultivar Chandler chromosome 1, Walnut 2.0, whole genome shotgun sequence nucleotide sequence TCCTCATATAACAACGTCCTGTCAATAGTGTACTAACACCTAGACTTTCCACCACAGTTAGTGTGAACCAACACTACCTGGAATACTCGCCTACTGCAAAAGAGACACATCACCTATGCAACCCCTACCCCTTCACGAGAGACATAGCCCCTCCCTTTCGCAGCCCCTTCGAATTGCAACGGAACCCCTTTGAAAACCCACCCCTTTGCAGCTCACAGCCCCTTCCCCGTCCATTTCAAAAACCCATTTGCAGCTGAAAGCCCCTTCCAATTTGCAGTTCGCAGGCCTTCCCCTTCTTGACCCTTCCCCTTCGCATCCTCATCCCCGCATCGAACAACGCGGCACCGTATCTCAAAGTCGAGGACAAAGAACTGGTACCAGCCATCGTCGAAGAAGATGCAACCACCACTGAAGAAGACATAACCCTCGAATTCTCGACCCCACATGACCCAACAATTTCAATGGCTTCATAGACCTCATTCAAACCGTGTGCCCTGCCACATACCTTCAGTAGTTCTTCTTGAAATGCCTGAACTCCCAAAGGTACTCGATTCACGCCCAACCCAATCAATTCCTCCTTCTTAGAATCAAAAGTCTCAAGGTCCATCTCCATAGATATTTCAACATTTGAACTCAACCCAAATTTCATCCCCAAGACTTTGAGAACCGATGCCACAAGTCTTGGTGGCACCAGTAAAGGTGTACCACCCTTGAAAAAAACCTTTTCCAAAGAAGGGTTGGTCTCAAATTCTATTCTAGTGGCATTAATTTCTTGACAAAGCAATTGTATATAGTTTAATGCTCGTGGGTCGTCATCGGTTTGGTTAGAAGATGAGTCGAGAGCAACAATTGGGAAGTCGCAGTAGTGGCAGCGCTTTCGACAAAAAGGTAGGTGGATGTATGCTGAAGTAGGGGGAAGCTGAGGTGTTGGGTGATGAAAATGTTTGACGAAATCGACACGTAATCAGCCTGGGCAAAATCGCGAGTAATCGATCTGGGCAAAATCGGCCAAGGAGGACAACGGCAGACTGGTGGTGGTGGACTGGTGGAGGTATGCTTGGCTTTCGTTCTGGATGCACACGGTCGGGTTAAGCTCAGTGCAAATGCAGTTCTCCTCGAAGTCTTTTACAATTCCTATCCCATGCACATGAGTCTAGCATGATTGTGGTGTGATTTCTGAGGTGGCAGCTTCTAAGTGGAAGATTgttatttcttgaaaattagACCGACCGCTTAGAAGCAGTTCTAAGAAATAATATTGGGGGGGTGTAGCTGTGGGTTCAACCCTAAATATGTTCC carries:
- the LOC118344056 gene encoding heme chaperone HemW-like; this encodes MTCYPRKQPILPQFSVLHGYPTQKEIENGKTKANANLQSVAVACSRCEISIRMNIALPPTSAYIHLPFCRKRCHYCDFPIVALDSSSNQTDDDPRALNYIQLLCQEINATRIEFETNPSLEKVFFKGGTPLLVPPRLVASVLKVLGMKFGLSSNVEISMEMDLETFDSKKEELIGLGVNRVPLGVQAFQEELLKVCGRAHGLNEVYEAIEIVGSCGVENSRVMSSSVVVASSSTMAGTSSLSSTLRYGAALFDAGMRMRRGRVKKGKACELQIGRGFQLQMGF